A genomic region of Polyangiaceae bacterium contains the following coding sequences:
- a CDS encoding 3' terminal RNA ribose 2'-O-methyltransferase Hen1 codes for MLLTLTSTTAPATDLGYLLHKNPFRTHSANLTFGKAHVFYPDAEPDRCTAALLVEVDPIGLVRGRRGPAGEGRALEQYVNDRPYVASSFLSVAIAEVFGTALQGRSKERPELAAAEIPLEASISVLPCRGGETFLRRLFEPLGYRVMAKQLPLDETNGDWGPSRYFSVTLTGKKRLSELLTHLYVLIPVLDDDKHYWVGDDEVDKLVRRGEGWLADHPEREAIAKRYLKHQHSLARQALQQIMAEELPAADEAQAAHAQEEAAIEERISLNQERIGAVLAALKQSGAKRILDLGCGEGQLLRALLREKSFEEIVGVDVSHRALEVAGDRLHIERMPDKQRQRIKLLQGSLMYRDKRLAGYDAAAVVEVIEHLDPPKLTAFERVLFEFARPGTVIVTTPNVEYNVKFDNLPAGRMRHKDHRFEWSRAEFQAWAYRAADRFRYSVRFLPVGPEDPAVGAPTQMAVFAQ; via the coding sequence ATGTTGCTTACGCTGACGAGCACCACCGCGCCAGCCACGGATTTGGGCTACCTCCTGCACAAAAACCCGTTTCGAACGCACTCGGCCAATCTCACCTTCGGCAAAGCACACGTGTTCTATCCCGATGCCGAACCGGATCGTTGCACCGCTGCGCTGCTCGTCGAAGTGGACCCCATCGGGCTCGTGCGTGGTCGTCGAGGACCTGCGGGAGAAGGCCGCGCGCTCGAACAATACGTCAACGATCGTCCCTATGTCGCGTCGTCTTTCCTGAGTGTTGCGATTGCCGAGGTATTCGGGACGGCACTGCAGGGGCGAAGCAAGGAACGCCCCGAGCTTGCGGCAGCGGAAATCCCGCTCGAAGCGTCCATTTCCGTTCTCCCGTGCCGTGGGGGTGAAACGTTCCTGCGGCGCCTTTTCGAGCCTCTCGGGTATCGCGTCATGGCAAAACAACTTCCTCTCGACGAAACGAACGGCGATTGGGGCCCGAGCCGTTACTTTTCGGTCACCCTGACTGGCAAAAAGCGTTTGTCCGAATTGTTGACGCACCTTTATGTGCTCATTCCCGTGCTCGATGACGACAAGCATTATTGGGTCGGGGACGACGAGGTCGACAAATTGGTTCGTCGCGGTGAAGGATGGCTCGCGGACCATCCCGAGCGCGAGGCCATTGCAAAGCGCTATTTGAAGCATCAGCATAGTTTGGCGCGACAAGCGCTCCAACAAATCATGGCCGAAGAACTGCCGGCGGCAGACGAAGCGCAAGCCGCTCATGCGCAAGAAGAGGCGGCGATCGAAGAGCGCATCAGCCTCAATCAAGAACGCATCGGAGCCGTCCTGGCGGCTCTCAAGCAATCCGGTGCCAAACGAATTCTGGATCTGGGCTGCGGTGAAGGGCAGCTATTGCGAGCGCTCTTGCGAGAAAAATCGTTCGAGGAAATCGTCGGCGTCGACGTCTCGCACCGAGCGCTCGAAGTCGCAGGCGATCGCTTGCACATCGAACGAATGCCCGACAAACAAAGGCAGCGCATCAAGCTCCTGCAAGGCTCCCTCATGTACCGAGACAAACGCCTCGCGGGATATGACGCCGCCGCGGTCGTCGAGGTCATCGAGCACCTGGATCCGCCAAAACTCACGGCATTCGAGCGCGTCCTTTTCGAATTCGCTCGGCCGGGCACGGTCATCGTGACGACGCCCAATGTCGAATACAACGTCAAGTTCGACAATCTGCCCGCGGGTCGCATGCGGCACAAGGACCATCGCTTCGAATGGTCACGCGCCGAATTTCAAGCATGGGCCTATCGAGCCGCCGATCGATTCCGGTACAGCGTTCGATTTCTCCCTGTCGGTCCCGAAGATCCGGCCGTGGGTGCTCCCACCCAAATGGCGGTGTTTGCACAATGA
- a CDS encoding type II toxin-antitoxin system Phd/YefM family antitoxin: MRKLNVAEDIVPIADFKTHASEYVRNMHRTRRPMVITQNGRPAAVMLTPEDFEALGYREFVKAKIKAGIESAEKGPNRSPDEVASRIKEKIRKSQP, encoded by the coding sequence ATGCGTAAACTCAACGTTGCCGAAGACATCGTCCCCATCGCCGACTTCAAGACGCACGCGTCGGAGTACGTTCGCAACATGCATCGCACGCGCAGGCCGATGGTGATCACACAGAACGGAAGGCCCGCCGCCGTCATGCTCACGCCCGAAGATTTCGAAGCGCTCGGATACCGCGAATTCGTGAAAGCGAAGATCAAAGCAGGAATCGAAAGCGCAGAAAAAGGGCCGAACCGCTCACCTGATGAGGTTGCTAGTCGGATAAAGGAAAAAATCCGGAAATCGCAGCCGTGA
- a CDS encoding IgGFc-binding protein: MMSLSCSASSDRTAATGSSGGNPGECGQCVDKVFTPCKADGTPGPAEVCPNACVPDKGCAMCVPDSLQCVGNEVRKCSADGSEYGETVEVCDVLGGGACSNGKCTTACNLAADQPSNVGCEFWAVDLDQFDLFNNPAAAPWGVAISNAGQSKAHVVIELNSAPYGQAPVPMPVWENDVNPGELFTPTLPTREVDCSAQPGDAMAPGTCLSSNAYRITSSAPIVVYQFNVFENAYSNDASLLIPTTGLGQIYRVINWGAGHPVPLPGFPVDRSYITVVGTKPNTKVTVKPTWKIRGNPPIAPTPAGTEIVATLGPFDVLNLETDDATLAELMSNKSATDLTASVVTSDKPVAVFSGVELTAAPGGAVDIPTYPGWTSEDTCCLDHLEDQMLPVESIGSKYVITRSPVRSTSNFREPDVIRFMGVAEQATITTTLPPPYDSFTLAPGEFRTTYAQNNFVVNSDKPVMVGQLLISQEYVDGPYLGDPALTVFPPIDQFRTEYVIPTPPKWTQHWVVITAETGAEVMLDDANTFICLVEPAGMIEGKTYESRKCSLQAGAHRLTGEKPFGIVVYGYGTAGSYAFVGGADVKRVYEPPPLK; encoded by the coding sequence ATGATGTCCCTTTCCTGCTCGGCATCGTCCGATCGCACTGCCGCGACCGGCTCGTCGGGCGGCAATCCCGGCGAATGCGGCCAATGCGTCGACAAGGTCTTCACGCCTTGCAAAGCCGATGGCACGCCAGGGCCAGCCGAGGTCTGTCCGAATGCATGCGTGCCCGACAAAGGCTGCGCCATGTGCGTTCCCGATTCGCTGCAATGCGTCGGAAATGAAGTTCGCAAGTGTTCCGCCGACGGATCGGAGTACGGCGAAACCGTGGAAGTCTGCGACGTGCTCGGCGGCGGAGCCTGTTCGAATGGCAAGTGCACGACGGCCTGCAATCTCGCAGCCGATCAACCCTCCAACGTCGGATGCGAATTCTGGGCCGTCGATCTCGACCAATTCGACCTTTTCAACAACCCCGCGGCCGCCCCATGGGGCGTCGCCATCTCGAATGCCGGGCAATCGAAAGCGCACGTCGTCATCGAATTGAACTCGGCTCCCTATGGCCAAGCTCCCGTCCCGATGCCCGTTTGGGAAAACGACGTCAACCCGGGCGAGCTTTTCACGCCCACACTGCCGACACGAGAAGTCGATTGCAGTGCTCAACCCGGCGATGCCATGGCGCCCGGTACGTGCTTGTCCTCGAATGCCTATCGCATCACGTCGTCCGCGCCGATCGTCGTTTACCAATTCAACGTCTTCGAAAACGCATACTCGAACGATGCTTCGCTGCTCATTCCCACGACGGGCCTTGGTCAAATCTACCGCGTCATCAATTGGGGCGCGGGACACCCCGTACCATTGCCAGGTTTTCCAGTCGATCGATCGTACATCACCGTCGTCGGCACGAAGCCCAATACGAAGGTCACGGTCAAACCAACGTGGAAAATTCGTGGAAATCCCCCGATTGCCCCGACCCCTGCGGGCACCGAAATCGTCGCCACGCTCGGGCCCTTCGACGTCCTGAACCTCGAAACGGACGATGCCACGCTCGCGGAGCTCATGAGCAACAAATCCGCAACGGATCTCACAGCATCGGTCGTGACGTCGGACAAACCCGTTGCCGTATTTTCCGGCGTGGAGCTCACTGCAGCCCCAGGTGGAGCCGTCGATATCCCAACGTACCCCGGCTGGACGTCCGAAGATACCTGCTGCCTCGATCACCTCGAAGACCAAATGCTCCCGGTCGAGTCCATTGGATCGAAGTACGTGATCACGCGCAGCCCCGTGCGATCGACGTCGAATTTTCGCGAACCCGACGTGATTCGATTCATGGGTGTTGCCGAGCAGGCCACGATAACGACGACATTGCCTCCTCCGTACGATTCGTTCACGCTCGCGCCGGGTGAATTCCGCACGACGTATGCGCAGAACAACTTCGTCGTCAATTCCGACAAACCCGTGATGGTCGGGCAGCTCTTGATCAGTCAGGAATACGTCGACGGCCCGTATCTGGGCGACCCGGCGCTCACGGTTTTTCCGCCCATCGACCAATTCCGTACGGAATACGTGATCCCGACGCCTCCGAAGTGGACGCAGCATTGGGTGGTGATTACGGCAGAAACGGGCGCTGAGGTCATGCTCGACGACGCCAATACGTTCATTTGTTTGGTCGAGCCTGCGGGCATGATCGAGGGCAAGACGTACGAATCACGCAAGTGTTCGCTTCAGGCGGGCGCGCATCGACTGACCGGGGAAAAACCATTTGGAATCGTGGTATACGGCTACGGCACCGCCGGGTCGTACGCGTTCGTCGGAGGAGCGGACGTGAAGCGAGTGTACGAGCCGCCTCCGCTCAAGTAA
- a CDS encoding polynucleotide kinase-phosphatase, translated as MKIIVPELSLVVMIGPSGSGKSTFARKHFKSTEVLSSDVCRGLVSDDENNQAATDDAFEVLHFIARKRLAAGKLTVVDATNVQPEARKPLVALAREYHCLPVAIVVDLPAKVCHARNEARPDRSFGSHVVRQQSQQLRRSLRDLQREGFRHVYVLSSIEQVEAVTIERQPLWNNRRNDHGPFDIIGDIHGCRSELESLLQKLGYDLETARHPQGRKVVFLGDLVDRGPDIPGVLRMAMKLVAAGTALCVPGNHEMKLLRKLRGKDVRINHGLAESLAQLEREPPEFVKQVADFIDGLVSHYVLDDGKLVVAHAGMKASMQGRGSGKVRDFALYGETTGETDDFGLPVRYNWAAEYRGRAMVVYGHTPVPEPEWLNGTINVDTGCVFGGHLTALRYPEKELVSVPAQRVWCEPAKPFRENDAAAPPLTAQQEYDDVLDMDDVLGKRIVTTRMHHTVTIREENAIAALEVMSRFAANPKWLIYLPPTMSPSDTAPDGALLEHPAQAFSYYRHEGIPKVVCEEKHMGSRTVIIVCRNADVARRRFGVLENEIGICHTRTGRKFFDDDAIEAELLGRIRKAVDASGLWDELDTDWMCLDCELMPWSAKAQELLRLQYAAVGTSSRVALRDSVAMLERAQARGADVGDLLERTRARAELANKYVDAYRRYCWPVKSVDDFRVAPFHLLASEGKVHTNQTNAWHMETLARLSRTGDPLLMATPHLIVDVTDSSSEAEGVRFWESLTGRGGEGMVVKPLDFVSRGRRGIVQPAVKCRGPEYLRIIYGMEYTLPEHIERLRSRGLSIKRSLALREFALGIEGLERFVRKEPLRRVHECVFGVLALESEPVDPRL; from the coding sequence ATGAAAATCATCGTCCCCGAATTGTCCCTCGTCGTCATGATCGGTCCCTCGGGCTCGGGCAAGTCGACGTTCGCGCGTAAGCACTTCAAAAGCACCGAGGTGCTGTCGTCCGACGTATGCCGCGGCCTCGTGAGCGACGACGAAAACAATCAAGCAGCCACGGACGACGCTTTCGAAGTGCTCCATTTCATTGCAAGAAAGCGTCTCGCGGCAGGCAAACTCACGGTCGTCGACGCGACGAACGTGCAACCCGAGGCCCGAAAACCGCTCGTTGCTCTGGCCCGCGAATACCACTGTCTCCCCGTGGCCATCGTCGTCGATTTGCCGGCGAAGGTTTGTCACGCACGAAATGAAGCACGCCCCGATCGCTCGTTCGGTTCGCATGTGGTGCGCCAGCAATCCCAACAATTGCGCCGTTCGCTGCGGGATTTGCAACGCGAAGGCTTTCGACACGTATACGTCCTTTCGTCCATCGAGCAGGTGGAGGCCGTCACCATCGAGAGGCAGCCGCTCTGGAACAATCGACGAAACGACCACGGGCCTTTCGATATCATTGGCGACATTCACGGCTGCCGGTCGGAGCTCGAGTCGCTGCTGCAGAAATTGGGGTACGACCTCGAGACGGCTCGTCATCCACAAGGGCGGAAGGTCGTATTTTTAGGAGATCTCGTCGATCGAGGTCCCGACATCCCCGGTGTTCTTCGCATGGCCATGAAATTGGTCGCAGCGGGGACCGCTTTATGCGTGCCCGGCAATCACGAAATGAAGCTCTTGCGCAAGCTGCGTGGAAAGGACGTGCGAATCAACCACGGCCTCGCCGAATCTTTGGCGCAACTCGAACGCGAGCCCCCGGAATTCGTGAAACAAGTCGCCGATTTCATCGATGGTCTCGTCTCACACTATGTGCTCGACGACGGCAAATTGGTGGTCGCTCATGCCGGCATGAAGGCGTCGATGCAGGGTCGAGGTTCGGGCAAAGTTCGAGACTTCGCGCTGTATGGCGAAACCACCGGAGAAACCGACGACTTCGGTTTGCCCGTGCGTTACAATTGGGCGGCTGAATATCGCGGGCGTGCCATGGTCGTCTATGGGCACACCCCGGTCCCCGAACCAGAATGGCTCAATGGGACGATCAACGTCGATACGGGATGCGTCTTCGGCGGACATCTCACGGCGCTGCGTTATCCAGAAAAAGAATTGGTTTCGGTTCCCGCGCAGCGCGTATGGTGCGAGCCGGCAAAACCTTTCCGCGAAAACGACGCTGCCGCGCCGCCATTGACTGCACAGCAAGAATACGACGACGTGCTCGACATGGACGACGTGCTCGGCAAGCGCATCGTCACGACGCGAATGCACCACACGGTGACCATTCGCGAAGAAAATGCGATCGCGGCGCTCGAGGTCATGAGCCGATTCGCCGCGAACCCGAAGTGGCTCATCTATTTGCCTCCAACGATGTCGCCATCCGACACGGCACCCGATGGAGCATTGCTGGAACATCCTGCGCAAGCATTTTCGTATTACCGCCACGAAGGCATTCCGAAGGTCGTCTGCGAAGAAAAGCACATGGGCTCGCGCACGGTCATCATCGTATGTCGTAATGCAGATGTGGCACGTCGGCGCTTCGGGGTGCTCGAAAACGAAATCGGCATTTGTCACACCCGCACCGGGCGCAAATTCTTCGATGACGACGCCATCGAGGCCGAGTTGCTCGGACGAATTCGCAAGGCCGTCGATGCTTCAGGCCTTTGGGACGAATTGGATACCGATTGGATGTGCCTCGATTGCGAGCTCATGCCGTGGTCTGCCAAAGCGCAGGAACTTTTGCGGCTGCAATATGCGGCCGTTGGAACGTCGTCACGCGTCGCCCTGCGCGATTCCGTCGCAATGCTCGAACGCGCACAAGCCCGCGGGGCCGATGTAGGCGACTTGCTCGAACGCACACGTGCCCGCGCCGAGCTTGCGAACAAATACGTCGACGCATATCGAAGATATTGCTGGCCCGTCAAATCGGTCGATGATTTCCGCGTCGCGCCATTTCACCTCCTGGCAAGCGAAGGCAAGGTCCACACCAATCAAACCAATGCTTGGCACATGGAAACGCTTGCTCGATTGAGCCGCACGGGCGACCCACTTCTCATGGCAACTCCGCACCTCATCGTCGACGTGACGGATTCGAGCTCCGAGGCAGAAGGCGTGCGCTTTTGGGAAAGTCTCACCGGACGGGGCGGGGAAGGCATGGTCGTCAAGCCGCTCGATTTCGTATCGCGCGGCCGGCGTGGAATCGTTCAGCCAGCGGTCAAGTGCCGCGGGCCCGAATATCTCCGCATCATCTACGGCATGGAGTACACCCTCCCCGAGCACATCGAGCGACTCCGGTCGCGTGGTTTGTCCATAAAGCGATCTCTTGCGCTGCGCGAATTCGCGCTCGGCATCGAAGGCCTCGAACGGTTCGTCCGAAAAGAACCGCTCAGGCGAGTTCACGAATGCGTATTCGGAGTGCTCGCACTCGAAAGCGAGCCCGTTGACCCGCGACTCTGA
- a CDS encoding glycoside hydrolase family 15 protein, producing MSAPSVVAGPFEVFAWISKIHVLCGRMALGELGLIGNCQISALVDRWGSIVWSCLPRFDSPPVFGALLDAETGGKFMITSADDVPGVQRYLPNTNVLETRFDGPTGAFRILDFAPRFYLFERSFRPTKLIRIVEPLSGTPRIRVRCDPVLGWSKKTPAREMGSHHVSYRGYDTEVRLTTDAALSYLSGDPFALTSRKHFVLAWGAPVEEPLEPLCDRFLQSTIRYWQQWVKHCDIPSAYQDEVIRSALALKLHCYEDTGAIVAAMTTSIPESPGSGRTWDYRYCWLRDAFYTLGALRLLGHFEEREQFLEFLLNVAGSAPDLDLAPLYRIDGKSDLEEFTVDWRGYRGEKPVRVGNAAAKHRQHDVYGEMVLALTPMFLDARFRDQVTESLLSLVSGLARKAIQVSGQPDAGIWEYRAEWRPQTFSTLMCWAAADRMGRIARKYRPAEADDFAAAATRIRNEILVNAVDLKRHSLVADYGGTEVDAALLQAVTLRLLPPTDARMLGTVNAVQNDLSLAGWLRRYRVDDGFGEPSVAFTLCTFWLIEALCVAGKLDEARALMHNIRTIRSPLGLLSEDLAPETGEMWGNFPQAYSHVGLIHAAFAASPRWSEVG from the coding sequence ATGAGCGCACCGAGCGTCGTGGCTGGACCTTTTGAAGTATTTGCTTGGATATCCAAAATTCATGTGCTATGTGGCCGTATGGCCCTTGGTGAGCTTGGACTGATAGGGAATTGTCAGATTTCGGCGCTCGTGGATCGTTGGGGTTCGATCGTTTGGTCGTGCTTGCCGCGGTTCGATTCGCCGCCGGTGTTTGGCGCGTTGCTCGACGCGGAGACGGGCGGCAAGTTCATGATCACGTCGGCGGACGACGTTCCGGGTGTTCAACGATATTTGCCGAATACGAACGTCTTGGAGACGCGTTTCGACGGACCGACCGGCGCGTTTCGGATCCTCGATTTCGCCCCGCGGTTTTACTTGTTCGAACGGAGTTTCCGTCCGACGAAGCTCATTCGCATCGTCGAGCCTTTGTCCGGCACGCCGCGCATCCGCGTCCGTTGTGATCCGGTGCTCGGTTGGTCGAAAAAAACGCCTGCCCGCGAGATGGGCTCGCATCACGTCTCGTACCGCGGATACGACACCGAGGTTCGTCTCACGACGGATGCGGCTTTGTCCTATTTGAGCGGCGATCCTTTTGCCTTGACGAGCCGCAAGCACTTCGTCCTTGCGTGGGGCGCGCCTGTGGAGGAGCCTCTCGAGCCGCTTTGCGATCGATTTTTGCAATCGACCATCCGGTATTGGCAACAATGGGTCAAGCATTGCGATATTCCGTCGGCGTACCAGGACGAGGTCATTCGTTCTGCACTGGCGCTCAAGCTGCATTGTTACGAGGATACCGGGGCCATCGTCGCCGCGATGACCACGTCGATCCCCGAATCTCCCGGCAGCGGACGAACGTGGGATTATCGTTATTGTTGGCTGCGGGATGCCTTTTACACGCTGGGAGCATTGCGATTGCTCGGGCATTTCGAGGAGCGTGAACAATTCTTGGAATTCTTGCTCAACGTCGCCGGGTCCGCCCCCGACCTCGACCTTGCGCCACTCTATCGCATCGACGGCAAGAGCGACCTCGAGGAATTCACGGTGGACTGGCGCGGTTATCGTGGAGAAAAACCAGTTCGCGTCGGAAATGCTGCGGCGAAGCACCGTCAACACGATGTTTATGGCGAAATGGTCCTGGCGCTCACGCCCATGTTTTTGGACGCGCGGTTTCGGGATCAAGTGACGGAGAGCCTGCTTTCGCTGGTTTCGGGTTTGGCGCGCAAAGCCATTCAAGTAAGCGGACAACCGGATGCAGGCATATGGGAATATCGTGCGGAATGGCGCCCGCAAACGTTCTCGACGCTCATGTGTTGGGCCGCCGCCGACCGCATGGGTCGCATTGCGAGGAAGTACCGGCCCGCCGAGGCAGACGACTTCGCGGCTGCGGCAACTCGCATTCGCAACGAAATCCTCGTCAATGCGGTCGACCTGAAACGACATTCGCTCGTTGCAGATTATGGCGGAACGGAGGTAGATGCCGCGCTGCTCCAGGCGGTCACGCTGCGTTTGCTGCCTCCCACCGATGCGCGCATGCTTGGCACGGTGAACGCGGTGCAAAACGATCTGTCCCTCGCGGGTTGGCTCCGTCGATACCGAGTCGACGATGGATTCGGTGAACCGTCCGTCGCCTTCACATTGTGCACATTTTGGCTGATCGAAGCGTTGTGCGTCGCGGGAAAACTCGACGAGGCGCGCGCATTGATGCACAACATTCGCACGATTCGGTCGCCGCTCGGGTTGCTCTCCGAGGATCTCGCGCCCGAAACGGGCGAAATGTGGGGCAATTTCCCGCAAGCATATTCGCACGTCGGCCTGATTCACGCGGCATTTGCCGCGTCACCCCGTTGGTCCGAAGTGGGCTGA
- a CDS encoding PAS domain S-box protein, whose protein sequence is MRSTASRTASNSLDQSVTWGGGLLRAILAGLLPPLVAFVVQSLLWSAIISPFAWFLFYPTVFISSWLGGARSGVIATLLSAVIAWFFFIPPENVFFKDHPGAVFAVIIFIGTSIAFIAFHERFRRANQARIDNLLLAKHATEDLERAQSVAKVGSWRLDVQQNELVWSRETHQIFGTEPGPRMTYESFLAFVHPDDRTSVDQAWKAALEGEPYDTEFRIVLGGSIKWIRGKAELEFDEHGAVLGGIGIAQDITERKRLEEELRLSEAKCSGIIATSADGIIAIDEDQRITLFNEGAERLFGYSMQEIIGAPLAILIPERFREIHHAQVDAYMNTGLTARRMGERNVQISHLRKNGEEFPADASISRLEVGGKRILTVSVRDITAQKRIELAQRFLLDVGSTLAAALDGRDMLANIARLSVRDIADHCIVETVEDGGDIRRVEVASRDPSKSAICNTLEHISLDRTRPFLTSEVFETKRPVLWEEVSLDKIASLTQSEEHLAALRALDIRSAVMAPLWAHDKFYGAIALFWSTRACDPSDLELAEQLAYRVALSIENARLHRDAARAIKARDDVLGVVAHDLRNPLATILLHAAALRRNDAEHAQKHGVAIERAGTRMNHLIQDLLDVMRMEAQGLSIEPTDVSAMELIADAVEAHRVAAASGSIELTFDVATALPALYVDRNRLLQVFDNLIGNALKFTAAGGHVVVGATPKNGEILFSVADTGHGLESQDLPHVFDRFWRAQDVPRSGAGLGLPIVKGIVEAHGGRVWVESTKGQGSTFFFTIPTARVTSGAASRH, encoded by the coding sequence ATGAGATCGACGGCTTCCAGGACGGCAAGCAATTCACTCGACCAATCGGTGACGTGGGGCGGGGGTTTACTTCGAGCGATCTTGGCTGGGCTCCTTCCGCCGCTCGTCGCCTTCGTCGTTCAATCGCTCCTTTGGTCGGCGATCATTTCGCCCTTTGCATGGTTTCTCTTCTATCCGACGGTCTTCATCAGCTCGTGGCTCGGCGGGGCGCGAAGCGGCGTCATTGCGACATTGCTGTCTGCCGTGATTGCGTGGTTCTTCTTCATTCCTCCCGAAAACGTCTTCTTCAAGGACCATCCAGGAGCCGTATTTGCCGTCATCATTTTCATAGGTACGAGCATTGCCTTCATTGCATTCCACGAGCGTTTTCGACGAGCCAATCAGGCCCGAATCGACAACCTGCTCCTTGCGAAACACGCAACGGAAGACCTCGAACGAGCGCAATCCGTTGCAAAAGTCGGTAGCTGGCGGCTGGACGTCCAGCAAAACGAGCTCGTTTGGTCCCGCGAAACCCATCAAATCTTCGGCACCGAGCCTGGGCCACGCATGACGTACGAGTCATTTCTCGCATTCGTTCACCCGGACGACCGTACAAGCGTCGATCAGGCTTGGAAAGCTGCGCTCGAGGGCGAGCCTTACGACACGGAATTCCGCATTGTCCTGGGTGGCAGCATCAAATGGATACGTGGGAAGGCCGAGCTCGAATTCGACGAGCACGGCGCCGTGCTCGGCGGTATTGGCATCGCGCAGGATATCACCGAGCGCAAGCGGCTCGAAGAGGAGCTTCGGTTGTCGGAAGCGAAATGCAGCGGAATCATCGCTACATCCGCCGATGGAATCATCGCGATCGACGAGGACCAGCGCATTACGCTGTTCAACGAGGGGGCCGAGCGATTGTTCGGATATTCAATGCAAGAGATCATCGGGGCTCCCCTTGCAATCCTCATCCCCGAGCGTTTCCGAGAAATCCACCACGCACAAGTCGACGCGTACATGAACACCGGGCTCACGGCACGGCGGATGGGCGAACGAAACGTGCAGATTTCCCATCTGCGCAAAAACGGCGAGGAATTCCCTGCCGACGCCAGCATTTCGCGGCTCGAGGTCGGTGGAAAACGTATCCTCACCGTATCGGTTCGTGACATAACCGCTCAGAAACGCATCGAGCTCGCGCAACGATTTCTCCTGGACGTCGGTTCGACGCTTGCCGCAGCGCTCGATGGACGCGATATGCTAGCGAACATCGCCCGGCTCTCCGTCCGCGATATTGCCGACCATTGCATCGTGGAAACGGTCGAAGATGGTGGTGATATCCGACGGGTCGAAGTTGCCAGTCGGGACCCGTCCAAGTCTGCCATCTGCAATACCCTCGAGCACATCTCTCTCGATCGCACGCGGCCGTTTTTGACCTCGGAGGTCTTCGAGACGAAACGCCCCGTTCTTTGGGAGGAAGTGTCGCTCGATAAAATCGCTTCGCTCACGCAAAGCGAAGAGCACTTGGCGGCATTGCGTGCACTCGATATTCGATCTGCCGTCATGGCTCCCCTTTGGGCTCACGATAAGTTTTATGGTGCAATTGCCCTCTTCTGGTCCACGCGCGCTTGTGACCCGTCCGATCTCGAGCTTGCAGAACAGCTCGCGTATCGGGTGGCGCTTTCCATCGAAAATGCGCGCCTCCATCGCGACGCGGCGCGAGCCATCAAGGCGCGAGACGATGTCCTCGGCGTCGTCGCGCACGACCTGCGCAATCCGCTCGCCACCATTCTTCTGCACGCGGCTGCATTGAGACGCAACGATGCCGAACACGCACAAAAGCACGGCGTGGCAATCGAGCGCGCGGGGACGCGCATGAATCACCTCATTCAGGATCTGCTCGACGTCATGCGCATGGAAGCCCAAGGCCTCTCCATCGAGCCGACGGACGTTTCCGCGATGGAGCTCATTGCGGACGCCGTGGAGGCACATCGAGTGGCCGCCGCATCGGGCTCAATCGAGCTCACATTCGACGTAGCAACTGCGCTTCCCGCTCTTTACGTCGATCGCAATCGGCTCCTGCAAGTATTCGACAACCTCATTGGCAATGCACTCAAATTCACGGCGGCCGGTGGCCACGTGGTCGTTGGTGCAACGCCCAAAAATGGCGAAATCCTCTTCTCGGTTGCCGATACGGGTCACGGGCTCGAGTCACAGGACTTGCCGCATGTATTCGACCGGTTCTGGCGAGCTCAGGATGTGCCACGCTCCGGTGCCGGCTTGGGGCTCCCCATCGTCAAGGGTATCGTCGAAGCTCACGGCGGCCGCGTTTGGGTCGAAAGCACCAAGGGCCAAGGGAGCACGTTTTTCTTTACGATCCCGACAGCCCGCGTGACCAGCGGCGCGGCTTCGCGCCATTGA
- a CDS encoding type II toxin-antitoxin system RelE/ParE family toxin has product MKVEFSPTAEADLDEIAAYIARDNVRAAERWVDKLVQAARDVAHAPLAGRMVPELQDPKIREVLVRNYRIVYRVERKRIVILTIFEGHRKLRPLP; this is encoded by the coding sequence GTGAAGGTCGAATTCTCCCCCACAGCAGAAGCCGATCTCGACGAGATAGCTGCTTACATAGCGCGCGACAACGTCCGCGCAGCAGAACGTTGGGTAGACAAACTCGTTCAAGCCGCGCGAGACGTCGCACATGCACCGCTTGCGGGCCGTATGGTGCCCGAGCTCCAAGATCCGAAGATACGCGAGGTGCTCGTACGCAACTACCGCATCGTTTATCGCGTCGAACGAAAGCGAATTGTCATTTTGACGATTTTCGAGGGGCACCGGAAGCTGCGTCCCTTACCGTGA